A genomic segment from Bosea sp. OAE506 encodes:
- a CDS encoding DcaP family trimeric outer membrane transporter, producing MVRRIEGAGRAALLVCGVLGWGATPSRAQDRTERLERLILEQQKQLDALRREVGGLKAARRTAPPQVAAKAGAAPAETPYVLKGGVPLSWRLPGTDIDIKIGGKVKADAIGRIGGNQSAGAEDLFAVAAIDTRRTRFGDDAVRIHGRESRFNLELTKSWTPLGRARGFIEGDFFGGGGNEIASNSDSFRLRHALIEIGPLLAGQWWSTFSDPSAYGETLDFQGAGGQTFIRQGLVRYEHKFAGGLSAALAVENPEGRVQFGPGAAVTSSRDTFPDIVGRVRYQGDFGHLQAAAVVTRTNAPNALASDETGYAGTITGRVNLPAIGAKDNIRFQATYAHGATRFIQETAGVSPSVFYDPATRQAEAQKTFGGYVAFQHWWTNELRSNLVYSYVRSDLPRFAAATTFKHSQYGAANLIWSPVPELDLGVELLYGLREDKDGATGTQTRLQSSVTYRF from the coding sequence ATGGTGCGAAGGATCGAAGGGGCGGGCCGCGCGGCCCTGCTCGTCTGCGGTGTCTTGGGTTGGGGAGCGACACCAAGCCGGGCCCAGGATCGGACCGAGCGGCTGGAGCGGCTGATCCTGGAGCAGCAGAAGCAGCTCGATGCGCTCCGCCGCGAGGTGGGAGGTCTGAAGGCCGCCCGGAGAACGGCGCCGCCGCAGGTCGCGGCGAAGGCGGGTGCCGCGCCTGCTGAGACGCCCTACGTCCTGAAGGGCGGCGTTCCGCTGAGCTGGCGCCTGCCGGGCACCGACATCGACATCAAGATCGGCGGCAAGGTGAAGGCGGACGCGATCGGGCGGATCGGCGGCAACCAGTCCGCCGGTGCGGAGGACCTGTTCGCCGTGGCCGCGATCGACACGAGGCGGACCCGCTTCGGCGACGATGCCGTGCGGATCCATGGCCGCGAGAGCCGTTTCAACCTAGAGCTGACCAAGAGCTGGACGCCGCTGGGTCGGGCACGGGGCTTCATAGAGGGCGATTTCTTCGGCGGAGGCGGCAATGAGATTGCGTCCAACTCCGATTCCTTCCGGTTGCGCCATGCGCTGATCGAGATCGGGCCGCTGCTGGCCGGGCAGTGGTGGTCGACCTTTTCCGACCCGTCCGCCTATGGCGAGACGCTCGATTTTCAGGGCGCCGGCGGGCAGACCTTCATCCGCCAGGGGCTCGTGCGCTACGAGCACAAATTCGCCGGGGGGCTTTCGGCGGCACTCGCAGTCGAGAATCCCGAAGGTCGCGTCCAGTTCGGGCCCGGCGCCGCGGTGACGTCGTCGCGCGACACCTTTCCCGACATCGTTGGCCGGGTTCGCTACCAGGGCGACTTCGGCCATCTGCAGGCCGCCGCCGTCGTGACCCGGACCAATGCCCCTAACGCGCTGGCCAGCGACGAGACCGGCTATGCCGGCACGATCACCGGGCGGGTCAACCTGCCGGCGATCGGTGCCAAGGACAACATCCGCTTCCAGGCGACCTACGCCCATGGCGCCACGCGCTTCATCCAGGAGACGGCCGGTGTCAGCCCGAGCGTGTTCTACGATCCCGCGACGCGCCAGGCCGAGGCGCAGAAGACCTTCGGCGGCTATGTCGCCTTCCAGCACTGGTGGACGAACGAGCTGCGCAGCAACCTCGTCTACAGCTATGTCCGGTCGGACCTGCCGCGCTTTGCGGCCGCGACCACGTTCAAGCACAGCCAGTACGGCGCGGCCAACCTGATCTGGAGCCCGGTGCCGGAACTCGATCTGGGTGTCGAGCTGCTTTACGGGCTGCGCGAGGACAAGGATGGCGCGACGGGGACGCAGACGCGCCTTCAATCCTCGGTCACCTACCGCTTCTGA
- a CDS encoding 3-hydroxybutyrate dehydrogenase produces the protein MLKDRTAIVTGSTSGIGLAMARAYAQAGANVVINGFGPAEAIERERAAIEAEFGVTASYSAADMSDGAAIAAMVAGVEAEFGSVDILVNNAGIQFVAPVDEFPIEKWDAILAINLSAAFHAIRAALPGMKARRFGRIVNTASAHALVASPFKSAYVAAKHGIAGLTKTVALEAATFGITVNAICPGYVWTPLVEKQVPETMAARGLTREQVINDVLLHAQPTKQFVTSEEVAGLAVFLASDAARSITGVILPVDGGWTAQ, from the coding sequence ATGCTGAAGGACAGGACTGCGATCGTGACCGGCTCGACCTCGGGCATCGGGCTGGCGATGGCCCGCGCCTATGCGCAGGCGGGGGCGAATGTCGTCATCAACGGCTTCGGCCCCGCTGAGGCGATCGAGCGGGAGCGCGCCGCCATCGAGGCCGAGTTCGGCGTGACCGCCAGCTACAGCGCCGCCGACATGTCCGATGGCGCCGCCATCGCGGCGATGGTCGCCGGCGTCGAAGCCGAGTTCGGCTCGGTCGACATCCTCGTCAACAATGCCGGCATCCAGTTCGTCGCGCCCGTCGATGAGTTTCCCATCGAAAAATGGGATGCGATCCTGGCGATCAATTTGTCGGCCGCCTTCCACGCCATCCGGGCCGCCCTGCCCGGCATGAAGGCGCGTCGCTTCGGCCGCATCGTCAACACGGCGTCTGCCCATGCGCTCGTCGCCTCGCCGTTCAAATCGGCCTATGTCGCCGCCAAGCACGGCATCGCCGGGCTGACAAAGACGGTCGCGCTGGAAGCTGCCACCTTCGGCATCACCGTGAACGCGATCTGCCCCGGCTATGTCTGGACGCCGCTGGTCGAGAAGCAGGTTCCCGAGACGATGGCGGCGCGCGGCCTGACGCGGGAGCAGGTCATCAACGACGTGCTGCTCCACGCCCAGCCGACCAAGCAGTTCGTCACGTCAGAGGAGGTCGCGGGCCTGGCGGTGTTTCTTGCATCGGACGCGGCGCGCTCGATCACGGGCGTGATCCTGCCGGTCGATGGCGGCTGGACAGCACAGTAA
- a CDS encoding acetoacetate decarboxylase, translating to MNRQQILDLPSMPLARPSYPAGPYHFIDREYMVISYETDPALIRHHLPEPLEPLAQPVVHYEWIKMPDSSGFGSYTETGIVIPCRFGEEEVNFVSQMYLDVEPPISAGREIWGFPKKYAHPKLELVKDTLTGTLDYAGQQVAMGTMGYKHESLAGNGVKTTATLSKTQVNLKIIPGVDGEPEICQLVALNLTEITVKGSWIGPGRLHLVPHVNAPVADLPVRRVLGAHHFIADLTLPFGRKIHDYLKP from the coding sequence ATGAACCGCCAGCAGATCCTCGACCTGCCCTCGATGCCGCTCGCCAGGCCGAGCTACCCGGCCGGGCCCTATCACTTCATCGACCGCGAATACATGGTCATCAGCTACGAGACCGATCCCGCGCTGATCCGCCACCATCTGCCCGAGCCGCTGGAGCCCCTGGCCCAGCCGGTGGTCCATTACGAGTGGATCAAGATGCCCGATTCCTCGGGCTTCGGGAGCTATACCGAGACCGGCATCGTCATCCCCTGCCGCTTCGGCGAGGAGGAGGTCAATTTCGTCTCGCAGATGTATCTCGACGTCGAGCCGCCGATTTCGGCCGGCCGCGAGATCTGGGGCTTCCCCAAGAAATACGCCCATCCGAAGCTGGAGCTGGTCAAGGACACGCTGACCGGCACGCTGGACTATGCCGGCCAGCAGGTCGCCATGGGGACGATGGGCTACAAGCATGAGAGCCTCGCCGGCAACGGGGTGAAGACGACCGCGACGCTGTCGAAGACCCAGGTCAACCTGAAGATCATCCCGGGTGTCGATGGCGAGCCGGAGATCTGCCAGCTCGTGGCGCTGAACCTGACCGAGATCACGGTCAAAGGCTCCTGGATCGGCCCGGGCCGGCTGCATCTGGTGCCGCATGTCAACGCGCCGGTCGCCGACCTGCCGGTGCGCCGGGTGCTCGGCGCCCACCACTTCATCGCCGACCTCACCCTGCCCTTCGGCCGCAAGATCCACGATTATCTGAAGCCGTGA
- a CDS encoding peroxiredoxin-like family protein → MTAQTHASLKTELDAFREGWTRRVGAETATLVAQDIENLRQSGLLDRVARAGSPIPALRLPNAAGDPVDLRALAESGPLVIVFYRGGWCPYCNPELRSYQKRLADFASRGATLVAVSPETPDDTLDTAEKNGLAFPALSDVAGRLADALGIRFRLSPEIEALYRQFGHDLPARNGDGEWSLPVPATFVVERGGTIAAAFVDPDYRHRFDPADALAVLAQLPSAAPLQSDEIRRPHGFR, encoded by the coding sequence ATGACCGCCCAGACCCACGCCAGCCTGAAGACCGAACTCGATGCGTTCCGGGAGGGATGGACCCGGCGCGTCGGGGCGGAGACCGCAACGCTGGTGGCGCAGGACATCGAAAACCTGCGCCAGTCCGGCCTGCTCGACCGCGTCGCGCGCGCCGGATCGCCGATCCCCGCGCTGCGCCTGCCGAACGCGGCGGGAGATCCCGTCGATCTGCGCGCCCTCGCCGAGTCCGGTCCGCTCGTCATCGTCTTCTATCGCGGCGGCTGGTGCCCCTACTGCAATCCGGAGCTGCGCAGCTACCAGAAGCGGCTGGCCGACTTCGCCTCACGGGGCGCGACGCTGGTCGCCGTCTCGCCGGAGACGCCCGACGACACGCTCGACACGGCGGAGAAGAACGGCCTCGCCTTTCCGGCCCTGTCCGATGTCGCCGGACGCCTGGCCGATGCGCTCGGCATCCGCTTCAGGCTCTCCCCTGAGATCGAGGCGCTCTATCGCCAGTTCGGCCATGACCTGCCGGCCCGCAATGGCGACGGCGAATGGTCCCTGCCGGTGCCCGCGACCTTCGTCGTGGAAAGGGGCGGGACGATCGCGGCCGCCTTCGTCGACCCGGACTATCGGCATCGCTTCGATCCCGCGGACGCACTCGCGGTGCTGGCGCAGCTCCCGTCTGCTGCGCCTCTCCAATCAGACGAGATCCGTCGCCCTCACGGCTTCAGATAA